A stretch of the Plasmodium relictum strain SGS1 genome assembly, contig: PRELSG_00_v1_70, whole genome shotgun sequence genome encodes the following:
- a CDS encoding fam-h protein, translated as MNRKNNIIIISNFRMHPRYCFRVAKGFNDTYVSTLKIYSKREKKNILYYLIKFFILTLSIWIFQFSNNWDFCKSWNNKNKLNNILDLGSGRSLAECNDLKKQTKSELKFCEQQDIIEAHLESRNEQNIIDENVDIEQGNEIDTKEKNKKVNFKERILDNCKNNLKLVALFFVILLSLSAISLHLISYYMYKNTRKPKLFLFTLSFLIISILLTCERIEIKYKNKF; from the exons atgaacaggaaaaataatattattattatctccAATTTTAGAATGCATCCCAGATACTGTTTCCGTGTAGCTAAAGGCTTTAATGATACATATGTATcaacattaaaaatatatagtaaaagagagaaaaaaaatatattatattatcttataaagttttttatACTCACCCTTTCAATTTGGATATTTCAATTTTCTAATAAT TGGGATTTTTGCAAATCatggaataataaaaataaattaaataacatATTAGACTTAGGATCCGGAAGATCATTAGCAGAAtgtaatgatttaaaaaaacaaacaaaaagTGAATTAAAATTCTGTGAACAACAGGATATCATAGAAGCACATTTGGAATCACGAAATGAGCAAAATATAATAGATGAGAATGTAGATATAGAACAAGGAAATGAAATAGATacaaaagagaaaaataaaaaggtaAATTTTAAAGAGAGAATCTTAGataattgtaaaaataatttaaaactagttgctttattttttgttattctCTTATCATTGTCTGCAATTTCATTACATTTAATAAgttattatatgtataagAATACTAGAAAACcaaaactatttttatttaccttatcttttttaataatttcaatTCTTTTAACATGTGAACgaattgaaataaaatacaaaaataaattttga